The Campylobacter sp. MG1 nucleotide sequence AATCTAACACCACACCATCTACCTTTGTTAACAATAACTATAAACATTGGTATGAAGTTAAAGATATGTATTTTGATTATGATAAAAGCAACAAAGAATATTATTACTCAAATGATATAACATCAGTAAAATTATTACCATTTGAAAACTATCTAGGTGCTTATGAGAAAAGAAATTTAGATGAAGTATTACTTGAAATTTCTAATAATAAGCTAAGAAGTATTAAAAATAATCAAAGATTTGAAGACATAAATATCAAAAATTATGAGAAAAAATTAGGTGAAAGCATCCAAGAGATGAAAGCTAATTCAGGTAATAATTTTATTAATTTTGATGCAAATGGAACTAAAGCAAATATTGATGCAAAAGTTAATGACATTGAAATTAAAGCTAATGATTTAGGTAGGATAGAAGACAAAATTAAAATTGAGCAAATTGACAAAAATATAAACAGATTACAAGGTAAATAATAAAAACTTACCTTGTAAAAGGAAGTAATAATGAAAAAACTAATATTATTATTAAGCATAATAACACTAAGCTATGCTAGTGTAGGAAAGATATCAGCTATTAGAGGTGATGCATTAGTAGTATCAAGTAATGGAAATTCTACTAAGGCTATATTAAATCAAGAATTAGATGAAAGTGATATTATAAAAACACTAGATAATGCTAGATTACAAATAATATTTAGTGATAACACAATAACAACTCTAGGTAAAAATACTACATTAGAGATAAAACAATACTTAATAGATGGAAAGAATTCTAAAGTAAATTTAGAAGTTAATGAAGGAAGTTTTAAAGTTATTACAGGTGAAATTTCAAAACTTGCTAGAAATAATTTTAAGCTTAAAGCACATACAGCAACCATAGGTATTAGAGGAACTATATTCATAGGTGAAATAAGTAATAATGTAAATAAACTTGCTTGTTTGCAAGGTGCTATTGATGTTAGAGTTGGGAATAATGTTTCTTTAATTCATTCAGGTAAGCAAGTTAGTATAAAAAATAATAAAATTACAAATATACAAGATATAAGAATAAATGAATTTGATATAGCTAAGACAATAAAAGATAATAACAATGATGAAACTGATAATAACAAAGATAGTAATAAAGATAATAATTCACAAAGCAATAATAACAAAGTAAAAAGTATAACATTAAGTAGTGCATTAGATACTAATTATACAAATAATACTGATAAAAACATAGACAATACTAATCAAGATGATATCCAAGATAAAACAATCGCTATGGTTGATAATAAGATAAACAACACAAATAATAATAATTCAAATAATAATACAACTAATGAAGAAAATAATAATTCAAACAATCAGTCTAAACCTAATACAGATACTACACCAGTACCTGATACTACTCCAAAGCCAGATACTGCACCAGTGCCTAATCCGGTACCAGATACTACACCAGTAAATCCTAATGATAAATACTTTACTTCAAGTGATAATGGGGTTTATTATTATGGAACAAAATCAAGCAATAATCAAACAAATGCTGAATTAAATTTATTTAATAGAAATTTATCAATATATAATAAAACTAATGATGATAACGGTACTATGATTAAAGAAATGGTTTTAAACGGTGCTAACGGCACTTACACTATTAAACATAAATATGAAAAAGATAATAATATATTTAATACACAAACCCCTACTGGTAATTTAAATTATAGTTCATTAGATGGTAAGACAAATTATATTATAAAAGCACCAAATACCTCTGAATTAGTTAATGCAAACAAAGA carries:
- a CDS encoding FecR family protein encodes the protein MKKLILLLSIITLSYASVGKISAIRGDALVVSSNGNSTKAILNQELDESDIIKTLDNARLQIIFSDNTITTLGKNTTLEIKQYLIDGKNSKVNLEVNEGSFKVITGEISKLARNNFKLKAHTATIGIRGTIFIGEISNNVNKLACLQGAIDVRVGNNVSLIHSGKQVSIKNNKITNIQDIRINEFDIAKTIKDNNNDETDNNKDSNKDNNSQSNNNKVKSITLSSALDTNYTNNTDKNIDNTNQDDIQDKTIAMVDNKINNTNNNNSNNNTTNEENNNSNNQSKPNTDTTPVPDTTPKPDTAPVPNPVPDTTPVNPNDKYFTSSDNGVYYYGTKSSNNQTNAELNLFNRNLSIYNKTNDDNGTMIKEMVLNGANGTYTIKHKYEKDNNIFNTQTPTGNLNYSSLDGKTNYIIKAPNTSELVNANKESIIINILGENFNLQKDNNVNYNAIKNEWLDYEKNINKDFDSNKDINYFYENTENALMINPSSSILRAYVTIKELGSTSVLKLDVNKSISSFILHNNTTNKNYDGKIDSGLISIDPTTSFNANNISYKAYASPVNDNKRDLNLTTTIYNDNTAKLDGYVIVDKKQYNYDTGSMKASQNKNSYIEREKKFNETISN